From one Pan troglodytes isolate AG18354 chromosome 13, NHGRI_mPanTro3-v2.0_pri, whole genome shotgun sequence genomic stretch:
- the LOC107973974 gene encoding LOW QUALITY PROTEIN: putative male-specific lethal-3 protein-like 2 (The sequence of the model RefSeq protein was modified relative to this genomic sequence to represent the inferred CDS: substituted 1 base at 1 genomic stop codon), with product MPDRACAFGSVARALSRSRRYVCARDADASRXRRRPFNYGLSIEEKNENDENSLSSSSDSSEDKDEKISEECDIEEKTEVKEEPELQTKREMEERTVTLEIPEVLKRQLEDDCYYINRRKRLVQLPCHTNIITILESYVKHFAISAAFSANERPRHHHAMPHASMNVPYIPAEKNVDLCKEMVDGLRITFDYTLPLVLLYPYEQAQYKKVTASKVFLAIKESATNTNRSQETLSPSLRLLNPSRPQSAESQSTSGEPATPKRRKAEPQAVQSLRRSSPHTANCDRLSKSSTSPQPKRWQQDMSTSVPKLFLHLEKKTPVHSRSSSPTPLTPSQEGSPVFAGFEGRRTNEINEVLSWKLVPDNYPPGDQPPPPSYIYGAQHLLRLFVKLPEILGKMSFTEKNLKALLKHFDLFVRFLAEYHDDFFPESAYVAASEVHYSTRNPQAVNKC from the exons ATGCCGGACCGCGCATGCGCCTTCGGCAGCGTCGCGCGCGCCCTGTCGCGTAGCCGGCGCTACGTGTGCGCCCGGGACGCGGACGCAAGCCGCTGACGGAGGAGGCCTTTTAACTACG gccTCTCCAtcgaagaaaaaaatgaaaatgatgaaaaCTCATTAAGCAGTTCCTCCGACAGCAGTGAAGACAAGGATGAAAAAATAAGTGAAGAATGTGATATTGAAGAAAAGACTGAAGTGAAAGAAGAACCGGAGCTTCAAACCAAAAGGGAAATGGAAGAAAGAACAGTAACTCTAGAAATCCCTGAAGTTCTGAAGAGGCAGCTGGAGGATGATTGTTACTACATTAATCGGAGGAAACGGTTAGTGCAACTTCCATGCCACACCAACATCATAACgattttggaatcctatgtgaagcaTTTTGCTATCAGTGCAGCCTTTTCAGCCAATGAGAGGCCTCGTCACCATCACGCTATGCCACATGCCAGCATGAACGTGCCTTATATCCCAGCAGAAAAGAATGTTGACCTTTGTAAGGAGATGGTGGATGGATTAAGAATAACCTTTGATTACACTCTCCCGTTGGTTTTACTCTATCCCTATGAACAAGCTCAGTATAAAAAGGTGACTGCATCTAAGGTTTTTCTTGCAATTAAGGAAAGTGCCACAAATACTAATAGGAGCCAGGAGACGCTCTCTCCCAGCTTACGTTTGTTGAATCCATCCAGGCCGCAGTCTGCAGAGAGTCAGTCGACCAGCGGTGAACCAGCCACCCCCAAAAGGCGCAAAGCCGAGCCGCAAGCAGTGCAGTCTCTGAGGCGGTCCTCGCCCCACACCGCCAACTGTGACAGGCTTTCTAAGAGCAGCACCTCACCTCAGCCCAAGCGCTGGCAGCAGGACATGTCCACCAGTGTGCCCAAGCTGTTCCTGCACCTGGAAAAGAAGACACCTGTGCATAGCAGATCATCTTCACCTACTCCTCTGACTCCTAGCCAGGAAGGGAGTCCTGTGTTTGCTGGCTTTGAAGGGAGAAGAACTAATGAAATAAATGAGGTCCTCTCCTGGAAGCTCGTACCTGACAATTACCCACCAGGTGACCAGCCACCTCCACCCTCTTACATTTACGGGGCGCAACATTTGCTGCGATTGTTTGTCAAACTTCCAGAAATTCTTGGAAAAATGTCCTTTACTGAGAAGAATCTGAAGGCTTTATTGAAGCACTTTGATCTCTTTGTGAGGTTTTTAGCAGAATACCACGATGACTTCTTCCCAGAGTCAGCTTACGTCGCTGCCTCTGAGGTGCATTACAGCACCAGGAACCCCCAGGCAGTCAATAAGTGTTGA